From the Blastocatellia bacterium genome, one window contains:
- a CDS encoding alpha/beta hydrolase encodes MPKAQTNGIELYYEIHGHGEPLVLIAGFGVGLWVWYKQIPTLSQSFQVIVFDNRGAGQSDKPEERHTIRTMADDLAGLLVALGIQQANILGASLGGFIAQEFALAYPQMTRRLILCATGFGGPHYVLPSEDVLSAMSDMEGLGTEERARQNIRLFYSPTFIQEHPDEIEMLIRLYLENPMPEHARMNQLIAAMAFDTEARLSAITAPTLVLTADQDICVPPENSKNLAERIPNATLMTISGAGHGFFIEKADEFNRLVTEFIQQHG; translated from the coding sequence ATGCCGAAAGCACAAACCAATGGGATTGAGCTCTACTACGAAATTCATGGTCACGGCGAGCCGCTCGTGTTGATCGCCGGATTCGGCGTCGGCCTATGGGTCTGGTATAAGCAAATTCCTACGCTCTCACAATCATTCCAAGTAATCGTCTTTGACAATCGCGGCGCCGGTCAGTCGGACAAGCCCGAAGAGCGACACACCATCCGAACTATGGCTGATGATCTGGCTGGGCTGCTCGTCGCATTGGGCATCCAACAGGCCAACATCCTGGGAGCATCGCTTGGAGGATTCATTGCCCAAGAATTCGCCCTCGCTTATCCGCAGATGACGCGCCGGCTGATCCTCTGCGCTACTGGCTTCGGCGGCCCTCACTACGTGCTCCCATCAGAAGACGTTCTATCAGCGATGTCTGACATGGAAGGCCTCGGCACTGAAGAACGCGCGCGGCAAAACATCCGCCTCTTTTACTCGCCGACGTTCATCCAAGAGCACCCCGATGAAATCGAAATGCTGATCCGGCTGTATCTAGAGAACCCAATGCCGGAACACGCGCGGATGAACCAACTGATCGCGGCAATGGCCTTCGATACCGAAGCGCGCCTCAGCGCCATTACGGCGCCGACGCTGGTGCTCACAGCCGATCAAGACATCTGCGTCCCACCGGAAAATAGTAAGAATTTGGCTGAACGCATCCCCAACGCCACATTGATGACGATCAGCGGCGCTGGTCACGGCTTTTTCATTGAGAAAGCCGATGAGTTCAATCGCCTTGTCACTGAGTTCATTCAGCAACACGGATAA
- a CDS encoding IclR family transcriptional regulator, which translates to MTLKSKKATAATKESASTAVERALAILEAVSQRDGGMTNSEISRKLAIPKSTASYILRTLETHGYLRRDQANKYRLGLRVVSLSHRALRGLDITDVAMPVLRSLAERYNITAHLAILDQGEVVYIEKADAPGFIKMDTWVGRRLPVHSTSVGKVLVAHLPDEEIKAIIKERGLRKITPKTITTVHEFLRELERVRARGFAVDDEENNLGVRCVAAPIFNRLGRVEAALGVSGTTAQMERSAISKLAGVLMESARRISQQLGYLSVTR; encoded by the coding sequence GTGACGCTCAAGTCCAAAAAAGCAACCGCCGCGACCAAGGAGAGCGCTTCGACAGCCGTCGAGCGCGCGCTCGCCATCCTTGAAGCCGTCTCTCAACGGGATGGCGGGATGACCAATTCCGAGATCAGTCGAAAGCTGGCCATCCCCAAGAGCACGGCCAGTTACATCCTGCGAACGTTAGAAACGCATGGCTATCTTCGACGGGATCAAGCCAACAAATATCGCTTAGGGTTGCGGGTGGTCAGTCTCAGTCATCGCGCGCTCCGCGGATTGGACATCACTGATGTGGCGATGCCGGTGCTGCGCTCGCTGGCTGAGCGGTACAACATCACCGCGCATTTGGCGATTCTCGATCAGGGCGAAGTGGTTTATATCGAGAAAGCAGATGCGCCCGGCTTCATCAAGATGGACACCTGGGTCGGACGCCGTTTGCCGGTTCATTCAACGAGCGTAGGGAAAGTTCTGGTGGCTCATCTGCCCGATGAGGAGATTAAAGCGATTATCAAAGAGCGCGGCTTGCGGAAGATCACCCCCAAGACGATCACCACCGTCCATGAATTTCTTCGAGAGCTGGAGCGCGTGCGCGCGCGTGGCTTTGCTGTGGACGATGAGGAGAACAATCTGGGCGTTCGCTGTGTGGCTGCGCCGATTTTCAATCGGCTTGGTCGGGTTGAAGCAGCCTTGGGCGTCAGTGGCACGACTGCTCAAATGGAGCGAAGCGCCATCTCGAAGCTGGCCGGCGTGTTGATGGAATCGGCGCGACGCATTTCCCAGCAGCTAGGCTATCTTTCGGTCACGCGCTAA
- a CDS encoding ketoacyl-ACP synthase III, whose amino-acid sequence MARFAQIIGTGSYVPERVVTNEDFNRMLGENIDEFVSQVVGIKQRHFCAEHESTADLATQASLRALDAAGITAQALDLIVVATDTPEYISPATSVVVQHRLGARNAGTFDINCACAGFVTALDVAAKYIIADSAYRHILVIGAYAMSKFLDWTEKKTATIFADGAGAVVLRVSEERPGFLASKLIADGQYHNYLGILAGGAFMPITEAVLQEGKYNKVRFLQKYPPEVNIEGWPAIIHDVLNKVDLTLDDVNMFLFTQVNLTAIKAVMQKLGRPMHQTHTIMDKWGYTGSACIPMALDDALHLGKIQSGDIVVMCASGGGMNMACAAFCM is encoded by the coding sequence ATGGCTCGATTCGCGCAGATTATCGGCACTGGATCATACGTTCCCGAACGGGTCGTCACGAACGAAGACTTCAACAGGATGCTTGGCGAAAACATTGATGAATTCGTCTCCCAAGTCGTCGGCATCAAGCAACGTCATTTCTGCGCCGAGCACGAGAGCACGGCTGATCTGGCCACACAGGCGAGCCTCCGGGCGCTCGACGCCGCCGGCATCACAGCGCAAGCATTAGACCTCATCGTGGTGGCGACCGATACGCCTGAATACATCTCACCGGCTACGTCGGTCGTCGTTCAGCATCGGCTCGGCGCTCGAAACGCAGGCACATTCGACATCAATTGCGCCTGCGCTGGCTTCGTCACCGCGCTGGACGTGGCTGCCAAGTACATCATCGCTGATTCGGCCTACCGACACATCTTGGTCATCGGGGCTTACGCAATGAGCAAATTCCTCGACTGGACCGAGAAAAAGACGGCGACGATCTTCGCTGACGGCGCCGGCGCGGTGGTTCTTCGCGTGTCAGAGGAACGGCCCGGCTTCTTGGCGTCCAAGCTCATCGCCGATGGTCAGTACCACAACTATCTGGGCATCCTCGCCGGCGGCGCGTTCATGCCGATCACAGAGGCGGTCCTGCAAGAAGGCAAGTACAACAAAGTTCGATTTCTCCAGAAGTATCCACCTGAAGTCAACATTGAAGGCTGGCCGGCGATCATTCACGATGTGTTGAATAAGGTAGATTTGACGCTCGACGACGTGAACATGTTCTTGTTCACACAGGTCAACTTGACCGCTATCAAAGCCGTCATGCAAAAGCTGGGGCGACCAATGCACCAAACCCATACGATCATGGACAAGTGGGGCTACACCGGCTCCGCGTGCATCCCGATGGCATTGGATGACGCTCTTCATCTTGGCAAAATCCAATCAGGCGACATCGTGGTGATGTGCGCCTCAGGCGGTGGCATGAACATGGCGTGCGCAGCTTTTTGCATGTAG
- a CDS encoding 4'-phosphopantetheinyl transferase superfamily protein, with protein MPSEWAAPPEGLLLLPDHVHVWRVTSRQPDTVVAWLRSLLASDEQQRADRFHFEKDRRQFIVARGVLRTLLAGYLNIEPGQIRFCYSRYGKPQLDGDDPNNLLRFNLSHSHGLALMAFALNRELGIDVEWLRADLACDDIAKRFFSPAEQAALRALPAAQRLQGFFNCWTRKEAYIKAIGTGLSMPLDQFDVSLAPGEPARLLAVRSQPSQMQRWSLEALDLGPDFAAAVAVEGHGWQLRCWQWRPHCHWVQRG; from the coding sequence ATGCCATCGGAGTGGGCTGCACCGCCAGAAGGGTTGTTGTTGCTACCCGATCACGTGCATGTGTGGCGTGTGACGTCGCGCCAGCCGGATACGGTTGTGGCATGGCTCCGCTCACTGCTGGCATCAGATGAGCAGCAACGCGCCGACCGATTTCACTTTGAGAAGGACCGTCGCCAGTTCATCGTCGCGCGCGGCGTTTTGCGAACGTTGCTCGCCGGCTACCTGAACATCGAGCCGGGCCAGATACGATTTTGCTATAGCCGCTATGGAAAACCTCAACTCGATGGTGATGATCCCAATAACCTGCTTCGCTTCAATCTCTCGCATTCGCACGGCTTGGCGCTGATGGCGTTTGCGCTCAATCGGGAGCTGGGCATTGACGTGGAATGGCTTCGAGCTGACCTGGCCTGTGATGATATTGCCAAACGGTTCTTTTCACCGGCAGAGCAAGCGGCCCTCCGAGCATTGCCCGCCGCTCAGCGTTTGCAAGGCTTTTTCAATTGCTGGACGCGCAAAGAAGCGTACATCAAAGCCATCGGCACGGGTCTCTCGATGCCGCTCGATCAATTTGATGTATCGCTCGCACCGGGCGAGCCGGCTCGCTTGCTGGCAGTAAGATCACAGCCGTCACAGATGCAGCGGTGGTCGCTTGAAGCGTTAGACCTGGGACCGGACTTTGCAGCCGCGGTCGCCGTTGAAGGCCATGGTTGGCAGCTCCGTTGCTGGCAATGGAGGCCTCATTGCCACTGGGTTCAACGCGGCTGA
- a CDS encoding long-chain fatty acid--CoA ligase, translated as MNYPNIATLFWERIDRYHHREVFYVRQQGRWVGIPWSQLGQQAHEFGCALIADGLAPGTSVCVLMGQVPEWPISDLGTILAGGVTVGIYPTASAEQCQYIINHSDAAFVVVDTASQLDKILLVRHTLPRLKRIIVLDEALADAGADVRSFQQFLAHGRQHWQMAYPVLQQRAASAQPDDTAIMVYTSGTTGPPKGACLSHRYIINSVESLLATIPIYDTDRSFSYLPYCHVAERIAGFYNRLYAGAPAYFVDDLTKLWTYMLEVKPTVFGSVPRFYEKIHARIIADLEQASGAERDQFYQALELGRIISRRRQARQPIPSDLQQRYQDWAQPLLSRVKDYFGGEIRITTSGGAPLPLDIAEFFDAAGIPILQAYGLTENICVAFNRPDNNKFGTVGPPMPGCEVKLADDGELLVRSQMMFTGYYKDPEQTAAMFQDGWLLTGDLAEIDDEGFIKIIGRKKELIVTSTGKNVSPMLIENMLKEHPLISHAMVYGDGKSYLVALITLNQMETEEYARSRAIPFSRFAELTQHPEIVSLVEQIVTAANKRVSSTEAIKKFVILDHDLSIEADEITPTLKVKRAVVARRYRALLERLYEVSA; from the coding sequence ATGAACTATCCGAACATCGCCACACTCTTTTGGGAACGCATTGACCGGTATCACCACCGTGAGGTGTTTTATGTGCGACAACAGGGCCGCTGGGTTGGCATCCCGTGGTCACAACTGGGTCAACAGGCGCACGAATTTGGCTGCGCTTTGATTGCCGACGGGCTAGCCCCTGGCACGTCCGTCTGTGTGCTCATGGGGCAGGTCCCCGAATGGCCGATCAGTGACCTTGGCACGATCCTAGCCGGCGGCGTGACCGTCGGGATTTATCCAACAGCATCGGCTGAGCAGTGCCAGTACATCATCAATCACTCAGACGCGGCATTCGTGGTTGTGGATACCGCATCGCAACTGGACAAAATCCTACTCGTTCGTCACACGCTTCCCCGTCTCAAACGCATCATCGTGCTCGACGAAGCGTTAGCCGACGCCGGCGCCGACGTGCGCAGTTTTCAACAATTCCTTGCCCACGGACGCCAACATTGGCAGATGGCTTATCCGGTCTTGCAGCAGAGAGCCGCCAGTGCCCAGCCCGACGACACTGCCATCATGGTTTACACGTCAGGGACCACCGGCCCGCCAAAAGGAGCCTGCTTGAGCCATCGCTACATCATCAACAGCGTCGAGTCATTGCTGGCCACCATTCCCATCTATGACACCGACCGCTCATTTTCCTATTTGCCGTATTGCCACGTTGCTGAGCGGATCGCCGGCTTTTATAACCGGCTCTACGCGGGAGCGCCGGCCTACTTTGTGGATGATTTGACAAAACTCTGGACATACATGCTGGAAGTGAAACCGACAGTCTTTGGCAGCGTGCCGCGTTTCTATGAGAAGATTCACGCGCGCATCATCGCCGATCTTGAACAGGCTTCCGGAGCAGAACGAGACCAATTTTACCAGGCGCTTGAACTGGGCCGTATCATCAGCCGACGCCGACAAGCCCGACAACCGATACCCTCTGATCTTCAGCAACGCTATCAAGACTGGGCGCAGCCTCTGCTCAGTCGTGTGAAAGATTACTTTGGCGGCGAGATTCGCATTACCACGTCAGGCGGCGCGCCGCTTCCGCTAGACATCGCCGAATTCTTCGACGCTGCCGGCATCCCCATTCTTCAAGCGTATGGACTCACCGAAAACATCTGCGTCGCTTTCAATCGGCCAGACAACAATAAATTCGGCACAGTGGGGCCACCGATGCCCGGCTGTGAAGTCAAATTAGCCGACGACGGCGAATTGCTCGTTCGTAGTCAGATGATGTTCACCGGTTATTACAAAGACCCTGAGCAAACCGCTGCGATGTTTCAGGATGGTTGGCTGCTGACCGGCGACCTGGCAGAAATTGACGATGAGGGCTTCATCAAGATCATCGGTCGCAAGAAAGAATTGATCGTCACTTCAACAGGCAAAAACGTATCGCCCATGTTGATAGAAAACATGCTGAAAGAACATCCGTTGATCAGCCACGCCATGGTCTACGGCGATGGAAAAAGCTATCTGGTGGCGCTCATCACATTGAATCAGATGGAGACCGAAGAATATGCCCGCTCGCGAGCGATTCCCTTCTCTCGGTTTGCTGAATTGACACAACATCCGGAGATCGTTTCGCTCGTCGAGCAGATCGTGACCGCAGCAAACAAGCGCGTGTCATCCACTGAAGCGATCAAGAAATTCGTCATCTTAGACCACGACCTGAGCATTGAAGCCGATGAGATTACGCCCACGTTGAAGGTCAAGCGAGCTGTCGTCGCTCGCCGTTACCGGGCGCTGTTGGAGCGTTTGTACGAAGTTAGCGCGTGA
- a CDS encoding carboxypeptidase regulatory-like domain-containing protein: protein MIEWKNALIVIVLSLSLPASALGQAGATGQISGLVSDQTGAGIAGALVKLTNIGTSEERQTTTNNFGDYVFSLLAPGRYKLEASAPGFKTIVVENVEVRITQTTSVNITLPPAAQIEVVTVTAEPPLVQETTSQQGRVVEERSIRQLPLPTRNFQQLLALSPGTVASLSNNTEMGRGDITISVNGQRTTSNNVLVNGVEINSPGTNSTPNLASPAPDAIQEFIVQTSLYDASHGRNPGGNVMAVTKSGSNEFHGNLYEFFRNRVLNANDFFLNASGQERPILTRNQFGGTLGGPIARDKLFFFGSYQGTRERNGASLSNSLAFLNLNFPVGNQLVPLTNDRTRAGLAARFGVPEAQINDVALAILNARLPNGQFAIPSSTNPAGPTAVSGISRFREDQFNANLDAQLTVNNKLSGKFFFSHAPAFQALFSFVGINPFQVPGYGGDFELGHRVFSLADTHVFGSNAVNEVRFGFSRIRAESAPEEPFTAAQFGIRNPLANLYRGMPTIAVTGAFTIGSTALSDQASAVNTYLVGDTLSLIRGRHTMKLGGEARRYRVDFFFNFFSRGQLTFNTFSDFLRGSVGTALLGSGVPDRGIRANDYTLFFQDDFRVNKQLSLNLGLRYEFFGGLTEYRGRLVNFDPRQFRAGTVTAPAGPPNGLVQLSNATRPLPGVPTIGDTINDNTSNVAPRFGFAWKPYSRSDTFVVRGGYGIYYDRFATRFANSQVFNYPYGIIAVGLGLPGAPLPFANPFPDVPPPTAFPLPPVNPSPIAINVGGRPVPTLPVPISGLFVSLDLSTPYAQQYTLGFQWQVATHYLVEVNYVGSKGTKLITLFNLNQDPPGPAPAPFAGYASNKGAVNGLQIVSTNGVSNYNSLQVSLTRRFARGLQMLASYTLGKSIDEYSGEPANDLTTLPGDQTNNRSHRGLSNFDRQHRFITSFVYDLPNFYDGDSAIGKYLLNGWQTSGIITLQSGLPFTVFQAVGASVFNRADFAPGFTGSAELGGSVHDKLTQFFNTNAFVAPAAFGNAGRNILRGPDQRNVDFSLVKFIPIVERLTAEFRTEFFNLFNTVNFANPNANIAVPATFGRITATSAGPRVIQFAFKLNF, encoded by the coding sequence ATGATAGAATGGAAAAATGCCCTCATCGTCATTGTATTAAGCTTGTCATTGCCTGCTTCGGCATTGGGGCAGGCTGGCGCGACCGGTCAAATCAGCGGGTTGGTGAGCGATCAGACCGGCGCTGGGATTGCCGGTGCTCTGGTGAAACTCACCAACATCGGCACGTCCGAAGAGCGCCAAACAACAACCAACAACTTCGGCGATTATGTCTTCTCGCTACTGGCGCCCGGCCGGTATAAATTGGAAGCATCAGCGCCAGGATTTAAGACCATCGTTGTCGAGAACGTCGAAGTGCGTATCACACAGACAACGTCGGTTAATATCACATTGCCGCCGGCAGCGCAGATCGAAGTGGTCACCGTGACAGCCGAGCCGCCACTCGTGCAAGAGACGACCTCGCAGCAAGGTCGTGTGGTAGAGGAACGAAGCATTCGTCAACTGCCGCTGCCGACACGTAACTTTCAACAATTGCTCGCGCTCTCTCCCGGCACGGTGGCCAGTCTCTCCAACAACACGGAGATGGGGCGTGGCGACATTACCATCTCGGTCAACGGTCAGCGCACGACCAGCAATAATGTGCTGGTCAATGGCGTGGAAATTAACAGCCCCGGAACGAACTCAACGCCGAATCTGGCCTCGCCAGCCCCGGATGCCATTCAGGAATTTATCGTTCAAACTAGCCTGTATGATGCATCGCATGGACGCAATCCGGGCGGCAACGTGATGGCGGTAACCAAATCCGGCTCCAATGAATTTCACGGCAATCTGTATGAGTTCTTTCGCAACCGCGTCCTGAATGCCAACGATTTCTTTTTGAACGCATCGGGTCAGGAACGACCGATTCTGACACGCAATCAATTCGGCGGGACATTGGGTGGACCGATCGCTCGTGACAAACTGTTTTTCTTCGGTTCGTATCAAGGCACACGCGAGCGCAACGGCGCATCGCTCTCCAATAGCCTCGCCTTCCTCAACCTCAACTTTCCCGTCGGCAATCAACTGGTCCCATTGACGAATGATCGCACGCGCGCCGGATTGGCGGCGCGGTTTGGCGTGCCGGAAGCGCAAATCAACGATGTGGCGCTGGCCATTCTCAATGCGCGATTGCCCAACGGACAATTTGCCATCCCCTCCTCCACCAATCCAGCCGGTCCAACGGCTGTATCCGGCATATCCCGATTCCGTGAAGACCAATTCAACGCCAATCTGGATGCGCAACTGACCGTCAACAATAAGCTATCGGGGAAATTCTTCTTCTCTCACGCGCCGGCCTTTCAAGCTTTATTCAGTTTTGTCGGCATCAACCCATTTCAAGTGCCCGGCTATGGCGGCGATTTTGAACTGGGGCATCGGGTCTTCTCGCTTGCCGACACGCACGTGTTCGGATCAAACGCCGTCAATGAAGTTCGGTTCGGCTTCAGTCGCATTCGTGCTGAATCGGCGCCAGAAGAGCCGTTCACTGCGGCTCAGTTCGGGATTCGGAATCCGTTGGCGAATCTCTATCGCGGCATGCCAACTATCGCCGTGACGGGCGCATTCACCATCGGCTCGACCGCGCTGTCCGATCAAGCTTCGGCCGTCAACACCTATCTGGTCGGTGATACGCTCTCGCTCATACGTGGGCGACACACGATGAAGCTGGGAGGCGAAGCGCGGCGCTATCGGGTTGATTTCTTTTTCAACTTTTTCTCGCGCGGTCAATTGACGTTCAATACTTTCTCCGATTTCCTGCGCGGCAGTGTGGGAACGGCGTTGCTTGGCTCTGGCGTTCCGGATCGCGGGATTCGCGCTAATGACTACACTCTCTTCTTTCAGGATGACTTCCGCGTGAACAAGCAATTGTCGCTCAACCTTGGTCTCCGCTATGAGTTCTTTGGCGGACTGACCGAGTATCGTGGCCGATTGGTGAATTTTGATCCGAGGCAGTTTCGCGCCGGCACGGTCACAGCGCCAGCCGGTCCTCCTAACGGGCTTGTGCAACTGAGCAACGCCACTCGACCATTGCCCGGCGTGCCCACCATCGGCGACACGATTAACGATAATACGTCGAATGTGGCGCCGCGATTTGGTTTTGCCTGGAAACCTTACTCGCGCTCCGACACGTTCGTCGTGCGCGGCGGCTACGGCATTTACTATGATCGCTTCGCCACGCGCTTTGCCAACTCGCAGGTGTTCAACTATCCGTATGGCATCATCGCGGTCGGTCTGGGTTTGCCCGGCGCTCCGCTGCCTTTTGCCAATCCGTTCCCTGATGTTCCGCCGCCAACAGCGTTTCCGCTGCCGCCGGTCAACCCGTCCCCGATTGCGATCAACGTTGGTGGGCGGCCTGTGCCGACACTGCCTGTGCCCATCAGTGGATTGTTTGTTTCGCTTGATCTAAGCACGCCGTATGCTCAACAGTATACGCTCGGTTTTCAGTGGCAAGTCGCCACGCATTACCTCGTTGAAGTGAACTATGTCGGCTCAAAAGGCACAAAGCTGATCACATTGTTCAACCTCAATCAAGACCCGCCAGGACCGGCGCCGGCGCCATTTGCCGGCTACGCCAGCAACAAAGGCGCCGTCAACGGCCTGCAAATCGTTTCAACCAACGGCGTCTCCAACTACAACTCGCTTCAGGTGAGCTTGACTCGACGTTTCGCGCGCGGTTTGCAGATGCTCGCTTCATACACCTTGGGCAAGTCCATTGATGAGTACTCCGGCGAACCGGCCAATGATTTGACCACGCTGCCAGGCGATCAAACCAATAATCGCAGTCATCGCGGTCTGTCCAACTTTGACCGGCAGCATCGGTTCATCACCAGCTTCGTGTACGATTTGCCAAATTTCTATGACGGCGATTCGGCAATCGGCAAGTACCTGCTCAACGGCTGGCAAACGAGCGGCATCATCACCCTGCAATCAGGATTACCGTTCACCGTGTTTCAGGCGGTCGGCGCCAGCGTTTTCAACCGCGCCGACTTTGCGCCCGGATTCACTGGCTCGGCTGAGCTAGGCGGCTCGGTCCACGACAAACTCACCCAGTTCTTCAACACCAACGCCTTTGTGGCGCCGGCCGCATTTGGCAACGCTGGTCGAAATATCTTGCGCGGACCCGACCAACGCAACGTGGATTTTTCGCTGGTGAAGTTCATCCCGATTGTTGAGCGCCTTACCGCCGAATTTCGCACCGAGTTTTTCAATCTGTTCAACACGGTGAATTTTGCCAATCCGAATGCCAACATCGCCGTGCCGGCCACCTTTGGGCGTATCACCGCCACGAGCGCCGGCCCGCGGGTGATCCAGTTTGCATTCAAATTGAATTTCTAA
- a CDS encoding fibronectin type III domain-containing protein: MMLLTCLVTLVSLQVAPAEASARSVQISNVAVSNITHRIVTITWKTTSESTTQVTYGKSHPYERHAASAGLRTDHTLILTNLEPNTSYLYRIVAVDASGQTALSPTQSFRTAAVPAVPSSLPSDFPSPVDTTTRLPMPGVGGGPGVLYHHPIIFVHGNNESARFWLGESYSLARLFGNFVTPVPIISAGEVQAQNFFERFIAEGYTPAELWAMSYLGRDGVNNFSDFASASIGHSHAANVPDVGAFIEAVLAYTGAEKVDIVAHSLGVTIVREWIRQQLSRGADPLSKLDDLVFIAGANHGAHFCGFPYVRGTEPPSLLQLCQEVGQPDSPFLRALNANETPQSNGKPDYMTIFAAGPSEDFAYPSDGVDSANRPVNLRLSPVLNGALNVGLAFSLPPDPRFPFILPGTPPLNLGDPRTHLLLAVSRQTFDIIFPFVSNLRK, from the coding sequence ATGATGCTGCTCACTTGTCTTGTCACGCTCGTTTCACTACAGGTTGCTCCGGCGGAGGCCTCGGCGCGCAGCGTGCAAATCTCCAACGTCGCCGTTTCCAACATCACCCACCGCATCGTCACAATCACCTGGAAGACGACAAGCGAATCAACCACGCAGGTGACCTACGGAAAGAGTCATCCATACGAACGCCACGCTGCCTCGGCAGGCCTTCGCACCGACCACACGCTCATTCTGACAAATCTTGAACCGAATACGAGCTACCTCTATCGCATTGTGGCGGTGGACGCATCGGGACAGACAGCGCTCAGCCCAACACAGTCCTTCCGCACGGCGGCTGTTCCGGCTGTGCCCAGTAGCTTGCCAAGCGATTTTCCATCCCCTGTTGACACGACGACCCGATTGCCCATGCCAGGCGTAGGCGGTGGGCCCGGCGTGCTGTATCACCATCCGATCATCTTCGTTCATGGCAATAACGAATCGGCCCGCTTCTGGCTCGGCGAGTCATATTCGCTGGCTCGGCTCTTCGGCAATTTCGTGACACCTGTGCCGATCATCAGCGCCGGAGAAGTGCAAGCCCAGAACTTTTTTGAACGCTTCATCGCCGAAGGATATACGCCGGCGGAACTGTGGGCAATGAGTTACTTGGGTCGTGATGGAGTCAATAACTTCAGCGATTTCGCGAGCGCCAGCATTGGCCATTCACACGCTGCGAATGTGCCGGATGTCGGCGCTTTCATTGAAGCCGTGCTGGCCTACACAGGCGCAGAGAAAGTGGACATTGTAGCTCATTCGCTCGGCGTCACCATTGTGCGTGAGTGGATTCGTCAACAACTCAGCCGTGGCGCCGATCCGCTCTCCAAACTGGACGATCTGGTCTTCATTGCAGGCGCTAATCATGGCGCTCACTTCTGTGGCTTTCCCTATGTGCGCGGCACGGAGCCGCCCTCATTGCTCCAGTTGTGCCAGGAAGTTGGACAGCCCGATTCACCATTTCTTCGCGCCCTGAACGCCAACGAAACGCCGCAGTCCAACGGCAAGCCCGATTACATGACCATTTTCGCGGCTGGTCCATCGGAGGACTTCGCCTATCCGTCAGACGGCGTGGACAGCGCGAACCGGCCGGTGAATTTGCGACTCAGTCCCGTGTTGAACGGCGCATTGAACGTCGGTTTGGCCTTCTCGCTGCCGCCAGACCCGCGCTTTCCGTTTATCTTGCCGGGCACGCCCCCGCTGAATCTCGGTGATCCACGAACACACTTGCTGCTCGCTGTGAGTCGGCAAACATTTGACATCATTTTTCCCTTCGTCAGCAACCTGAGGAAATAA